A stretch of Camelina sativa cultivar DH55 chromosome 18, Cs, whole genome shotgun sequence DNA encodes these proteins:
- the LOC104761036 gene encoding uncharacterized protein LOC104761036, whose protein sequence is MERKSSDDEEDHQHLIPQNDTRNRHREDPISSTATTSPRSSAFQIEDIMQRVQQHRWKISLNKRYVIVAVSLIVSIGLLFLLTDPRELFSANLSSFKLDPLANRVKESELRALYLLRQQQLELLSLWNGTLVNPSLNQSANASSLGSSVLFEDVKSAVSKQISLNKEIQEVLLSPHRTSNYSGGGEVDSVNFLYDRCRKVDQNLSDRRTVEWKPRSDKFLFAICLSGQMSNHLICLEKHMFFAALLDRVLVIPSPKFDYQYDRVIDIERINTCLGRNVVVSFDQFKEKAKKNHFRIDRFICYFSSPQLCYVDEEHIKKLKVLGISIDGKLEAPWSEDIKRPSKRTVQDVQTKFKSDDDVIAIGDVFYADMEQDWVMQPGGPINHKCKTLIEPSKLILLTAQRFIQTFLGKNFIALHFRRHGFLKFCNAKSPSCFYPIPQAAECISRIVERSNGAVIYLSTDAAESETSLLQSLVVVDGKIVPLVKRPPRNSAEKWDALLYRHGIEDDSQVDAMLDKTICAMSSVFIGASGSTFTEDILRLRKDWGTSSMCDEYLCRGEEPNFIAEDE, encoded by the exons ATGGAGCGTAAATCTTccgacgacgaagaagaccACCAGCATTTGATTCCTCAAAACGACACTCGAAACCGTCACCGTGAAGATCCAATTTCCTCCACCGCCACAACAAGTCCGAGATCTTCGGCGTTTCAGATCGAGGACATTATGCAGCGAGTTCAACAACACCGTTGGAAGATCTCGCTCAACAAGCGCTACGTCATCGTCGCCGTCTCTCTAATTGTATCAATCGGTCTTCTCTTCTTACTCACTGATCCTCGTGAACTATTCTCGGCGAATCTCTCGAGTTTTAAACTGGATCCATTGGCGAATCGTGTCAAGGAGTCTGAGCTCCGTGCTCTGTATCTTTTACGGCAACAACAGCTcgagcttctctctctttggaATGGTACGTTGGTGAATCCTTCTCTTAATCAATCAGCGAATGCTTCTAGTTTGGGATCGTCTGTGTTGTTTGAGGATGTGAAATCTGCTGTTTCGAAGCAGATTTCGTTGAATAAAGAGATCCAAGAGGTGCTTCTGTCACCACACAGGACTTCAAATTACTCCGGCGGCGGCGAAGTTGATTCAGTGAATTTCTTATACGATAGATGTAGAAAAGTGGATCAGAACTTGTCAGATCGGAGAACTGTAGAGTGGAAGCCGAGATCTGACAAGTTTCTTTTCGCTATATGTCTCTCAG GTCAAATGAGCAACCATTTGATTTGCTTAGAGAAACATATGTTCTTCGCTGCATTGCTGGATCGAGTTTTGGTGATTCCAAGTCCTAAGTTTGATTACCAGTATGATAGAGTGATAGATATAGAGCGGATTAACACTTGCTTGGGAAGAAacgttgttgtttcttttgatcagTTTAAGGAAAAGGCGAAAAAGAATCATTTTCGCATTGACAGGTTCATATGTTACTTCTCATCACCACAGCTTTGTTATGTGGATGAGGAGCATATTAAGAAGCTGAAAGTTTTGGGGATTTCCATTGATGGGAAGCTTGAGGCTCCTTGGAGTGAAGATATAAAGAGGCCGAGCAAGAGAACTGTGCAAGATGTACAGACAAAGTTCAAGTCTGATGATGATGTGATCGCCATCGGGGATGTCTTCTATGCTGATATGGAGCAAGATTGGGTGATGCAGCCTGGTGGACCTATTAACCACAAGTGCAAGACACTGATCGAACCTAGTAAGCTTATTTTGTTGACCGCACAGAGATTCATCCAGACCTTCTTGGGAAAGAATTTCATCGCGCTTCATTTCCGCAGACATGGGTTCCTCAAATTCTG TAACGCAAAATCTCCAAGTTGTTTCTATCCGATTCCACAAGCTGCAGAGTGCATTTCTCGGATAGTGGAAAGATCCAATGGCGCGGTCATCTATCTTTCAACAGATGCTGCAGAAAGTGAAACAAGTCTGCTTCAGTCACTTGTTGTGGTAGATGGAAAAATTGTGCCTCTTGTCAAACGTCCACCGCGTAATTCAGCTGAAAAATGGGATGCATTGTTATATCGGCATGGTATAGAGGATGATTCTCAG GTGGATGCAATGCTTGATAAAACGATATGCGCCATGTCCAGTGTATTCATTGGAGCCTCTGGATCTACTTTCACAGAGGATATCTTAAGACTAAGGAAAGATTGGGGAACGTCCTCTATGTGCGACGAGTACCTCTGCCGAGGGGAAGAGCCAAACTTCATAGCAGAAGATGAATAA
- the LOC104761034 gene encoding probable inactive purple acid phosphatase 27 isoform X1 has translation MMVRDLLAILCFIVHVASSLTSSYESGRGDQALSQIDIYSINFALHHSASIHASPRVLGSQGEDTEWVNVDISNPEPSSDDWVGVFSPAKLDSSSCAPTDGKELAPFICSAPIKYMYAKSNPDYMKTGNAVLKFMLINQRADFSFALFTGGLSNPTLVAVSNHISFINPKAPVYPRLALGKNWDEMTVTWTSGYNIDEAVPFVEWSRKGTQSRRSPAGTLTFTRNSMCGAPARTVGWRDPGFIHTAFLKDLWPNLRYTYRMGHELMNGSIIWSKNYTFRASPYPGQDSLQQIIIFGDMGKGERDGSNEYNDYQPGALNTTDQLIKDLNNIDIVFHIGDITYANGYISQWDQFTAQVEHISSTVPYMIASGNHERDWPDSGSFYGGKDSGGECGVPAETMYYFPAENKAKFWYSADYGMFRFCVADTEHDWREGSEQYRFIERCLASVDRKTQPWLIFIAHRVLGYSTNDWYGQEGSFEEPMGRESLQKLWQKYKVDIAFYGHVHNYERTCPIYQNQCMDNEKSHYSGAFKGTIHVVVGGAGSHLSSFSSLKPNWSILRDYDYGFVKLTAFDHSSLLFEYKKSSNGVVHDSFTVYRDYRDVLACVRDSCEPTTLAS, from the exons ATGATGGTTAGGGATTTGTTGGCGATTCTGTGTTTCATCGTACATGTGGCTTCGAGCTTGACCTCAAGTTACGAAAGTGGACGTGGAGATCAAGCACTGTCTCAAATTGATATTTACAGCATAAACTTTGCTCTGCATCACTCTGCTTCCATTCACGCTTCCCCTCGTGTTCTTGGTTCTCAG GGTGAGGACACTGAATGGGTAAATGTTGATATTTCAAACCCAGAGCCTTCTTCAGACGATTGGGTTGGAGTCTTCTCACCAGCAAAATTAGA cTCATCTTCTTGTGCTCCAACGGATGGCAAAGAGTTAGCTCCTTTTATTTGCTCAGCTCCAATCAAG TATATGTATGCCAAGTCCAATCCTGACTACATGAAGACCGGTAATGCGGTTTTGAAGTTCATGCTTATTAACCAGAGAGCTGATTTCTCCTTTGCACTCTTCACCGGGGGGCTTTCAAAT CCAACACTTGTTGCGGTTTCGAATcatatatcatttatcaatcCTAAAGCTCCTGTTTATCCGCGTCTTGCTTTAGGGAAGAATTGGGACGAA ATGACTGTAACATGGACGAGCGGATACAACATAGATGAGGCTGTTCCGTTTGTGGAATGGAGTCGGAAGGGAACTCAAAGTAGAAGATCGCCAGCTGGTACCTTGACTTTTACCAGAAACAGCATGTGTG GTGCTCCTGCTCGTACTGTTGGTTGGCGCGATCCGGGTTTCATTCACACTGCTTTCTTGAAAGATCTTTGGCCAAACCTCAG GTACACATACAGGATGGGTCATGAGTTGATGAATGGATCGATAATTTGGAGCAAGAATTACACGTTCAGGGCTTCTCCTTATCCTGGACAAGACTCGTTACAACAGATCATAATCTTTGGCGACATGGGGAAG GGAGAGCGGGATGGGTCAAATGAGTACAATGATTATCAGCCTGGTGCACTCAACACGACTGACCAACTCATCAAGGACTTGAACAACATTGACATTGTTTTCCACATCGGAGATATCACCTACGCGAATGGTTACATTTCGCAGTGGGATCAGTTCACAGCTCAAGTTGAACATATCTCTTCTACTGTTCCATACATGATTGCAAG TGGCAACCACGAGCGGGATTGGCCAGACTCTGGATCCTTCTATGGTGGTAAAGACTCTGGAGGGGAGTGTGGGGTTCCTGCTGAAACCATGTACTACTTCCCTGCTGAGAACAAAGCTAAGTTCTGGTACTCTGCGGATTATGGAATGTTTCGGTTCTGTGTAGCGGATACTGAACATGATTGGAGAGAAGGGTCAGAACAGTACCGGTTCATAGAGCGTTGTCTTGCCTCTGTTGATAGAAAGACTCAGCCATGGTTGATCTTTATTGCTCATCGTGTCCTTGGTTATTCTACAAATGATTGGTATGGtcaagaaggttcctttgaagAGCCTATGGGAAGAGAGAGCTTGCAGAAGCTGTGGCAGAAGTATAAAGTAGACATTGCGTTCTACGGCCATGTCCATAACTATGAGAGAACCTGCCCCATTTACCAGAACCAATGTATGGACAATGAGAAGAGTCACTACTCAGGAGCCTTCAAAGGAACTATACACGTGGTTGTTGGTGGTGCAGGGAGTCACTTGTCTTCCTTCAGCTCGCTGAAACCCAACTGGAGTATCTTAAGAGACTATGATTACGGGTTTGTGAAGTTGACGGCTTTCGATCACTCCTCGCTTCTCTTTGAGTACAAGAAGAGCAGCAATGGAGTTGTCCATGACTCCTTCACCGTCTATAGAGATTACAGAGATGTCTTGGCTTGTGTTCGGGATAGCTGCGAGCCAACCACATTAGCTTCTTGA
- the LOC104761034 gene encoding probable inactive purple acid phosphatase 27 isoform X2: MLIFQTQSLLQTIGLESSHQQNSDGKELAPFICSAPIKYMYAKSNPDYMKTGNAVLKFMLINQRADFSFALFTGGLSNPTLVAVSNHISFINPKAPVYPRLALGKNWDEMTVTWTSGYNIDEAVPFVEWSRKGTQSRRSPAGTLTFTRNSMCGAPARTVGWRDPGFIHTAFLKDLWPNLRYTYRMGHELMNGSIIWSKNYTFRASPYPGQDSLQQIIIFGDMGKGERDGSNEYNDYQPGALNTTDQLIKDLNNIDIVFHIGDITYANGYISQWDQFTAQVEHISSTVPYMIASGNHERDWPDSGSFYGGKDSGGECGVPAETMYYFPAENKAKFWYSADYGMFRFCVADTEHDWREGSEQYRFIERCLASVDRKTQPWLIFIAHRVLGYSTNDWYGQEGSFEEPMGRESLQKLWQKYKVDIAFYGHVHNYERTCPIYQNQCMDNEKSHYSGAFKGTIHVVVGGAGSHLSSFSSLKPNWSILRDYDYGFVKLTAFDHSSLLFEYKKSSNGVVHDSFTVYRDYRDVLACVRDSCEPTTLAS; the protein is encoded by the exons ATGTTGATATTTCAAACCCAGAGCCTTCTTCAGACGATTGGGTTGGAGTCTTCTCACCAGCAAAATT CGGATGGCAAAGAGTTAGCTCCTTTTATTTGCTCAGCTCCAATCAAG TATATGTATGCCAAGTCCAATCCTGACTACATGAAGACCGGTAATGCGGTTTTGAAGTTCATGCTTATTAACCAGAGAGCTGATTTCTCCTTTGCACTCTTCACCGGGGGGCTTTCAAAT CCAACACTTGTTGCGGTTTCGAATcatatatcatttatcaatcCTAAAGCTCCTGTTTATCCGCGTCTTGCTTTAGGGAAGAATTGGGACGAA ATGACTGTAACATGGACGAGCGGATACAACATAGATGAGGCTGTTCCGTTTGTGGAATGGAGTCGGAAGGGAACTCAAAGTAGAAGATCGCCAGCTGGTACCTTGACTTTTACCAGAAACAGCATGTGTG GTGCTCCTGCTCGTACTGTTGGTTGGCGCGATCCGGGTTTCATTCACACTGCTTTCTTGAAAGATCTTTGGCCAAACCTCAG GTACACATACAGGATGGGTCATGAGTTGATGAATGGATCGATAATTTGGAGCAAGAATTACACGTTCAGGGCTTCTCCTTATCCTGGACAAGACTCGTTACAACAGATCATAATCTTTGGCGACATGGGGAAG GGAGAGCGGGATGGGTCAAATGAGTACAATGATTATCAGCCTGGTGCACTCAACACGACTGACCAACTCATCAAGGACTTGAACAACATTGACATTGTTTTCCACATCGGAGATATCACCTACGCGAATGGTTACATTTCGCAGTGGGATCAGTTCACAGCTCAAGTTGAACATATCTCTTCTACTGTTCCATACATGATTGCAAG TGGCAACCACGAGCGGGATTGGCCAGACTCTGGATCCTTCTATGGTGGTAAAGACTCTGGAGGGGAGTGTGGGGTTCCTGCTGAAACCATGTACTACTTCCCTGCTGAGAACAAAGCTAAGTTCTGGTACTCTGCGGATTATGGAATGTTTCGGTTCTGTGTAGCGGATACTGAACATGATTGGAGAGAAGGGTCAGAACAGTACCGGTTCATAGAGCGTTGTCTTGCCTCTGTTGATAGAAAGACTCAGCCATGGTTGATCTTTATTGCTCATCGTGTCCTTGGTTATTCTACAAATGATTGGTATGGtcaagaaggttcctttgaagAGCCTATGGGAAGAGAGAGCTTGCAGAAGCTGTGGCAGAAGTATAAAGTAGACATTGCGTTCTACGGCCATGTCCATAACTATGAGAGAACCTGCCCCATTTACCAGAACCAATGTATGGACAATGAGAAGAGTCACTACTCAGGAGCCTTCAAAGGAACTATACACGTGGTTGTTGGTGGTGCAGGGAGTCACTTGTCTTCCTTCAGCTCGCTGAAACCCAACTGGAGTATCTTAAGAGACTATGATTACGGGTTTGTGAAGTTGACGGCTTTCGATCACTCCTCGCTTCTCTTTGAGTACAAGAAGAGCAGCAATGGAGTTGTCCATGACTCCTTCACCGTCTATAGAGATTACAGAGATGTCTTGGCTTGTGTTCGGGATAGCTGCGAGCCAACCACATTAGCTTCTTGA
- the LOC104761035 gene encoding uncharacterized protein LOC104761035 has product MSNSSEETLEHEKGQQQLESDEKISNVNQRAEPSQEWETMARAWVSAFPDAKAVVSASEVETWIGTNLDSLPADLRHMPRSELVDRLLSIQHYMRPTPSSDQNEQNVETDQQHPARFQRTDQWLPVYSWLESLDNGELVKSKDISEWLDATPEVKQELSSRHSRYHLTHYVKKCHLKILKRKEKKGLIRLSRATAMEVHKEFGEKHLAMLSADPLSNIPKDSDLYRTKQKEAKRRYEILVELEKRLAPHFSKPRIANR; this is encoded by the exons atgtcgaaTTCGAGTGAAGAAACCCTAGAACATGAAAAGGGGCAGCAGCAATTGGAATCGGATGAAAAAATCTCAAACGTGAACCAGAGAGCAGAGCCATCTCAGGAATGGGAAACAATGGCTAGAGCTTGGGTCTCAGCTTTCCCCGACGCTAAAGCAGTCGTAAGCGCCAGCGAAGTCGAGACTTGGATCGGCACAAACTTAGATTCTTTACCAGCAGATCTCCGTCACATGCCTCGCTCCGAGCTCGTAGATCGTCTCCTCTCAATCCAACATTACATGAGACCAACACCATCGTCAGATCAGAACGAG CAAAATGTGGAAACGGATCAACAACACCCAGCTCGATTTCAGAGGACAGATCAGTGGTTACCTGTGTATTCATGGTTAGAGTCTTTGGATAATGGAGAGTTGGTGAAATCTAAGGATATTTCTGAATGGCTTGATGCTACTCCTGAGGTTAAACAAGAACTTTCTTCTAGGCATTCTCGTTATCACTTGACTCATTATGTCAAGAAATGTCATCTCAAGATTCttaaaagaaaggagaagaag GGGCTAATCCGGCTGAGCAGAGCAACTGCGATGGAAGTTCACAAAGAATTTGGTGAGAAACACCTTGCTATGCTTTCAG CTGATCCGTTGAGCAACATACCAAAAGACAGTGACCTTTACcgcacaaaacaaaaagaagctAAACGCAGATATGAGAT CTTGGTAGAGCTCGAGAAGAGACTTGCTCCGCATTTTTCAAAGCCTCGGATAGCAAACAGATGA
- the LOC104761033 gene encoding pentatricopeptide repeat-containing protein At5g50390, chloroplastic-like, whose protein sequence is MEIPLSFYQSISLDESRDSYSNHHKVFNFPRKFLFSGYDFSLRGRRWKNPFGRIITCSSVVQALKPKPKLKPEKIKVDVVDESKAQVLDDTQISKSRVRICSQIEKLVLCNRFREAFELFEILEIQGSFNVSVSTYDALVEACIRLRSIRCVKRVYGFMMSNGFEPEQYMMNRILLMHVKCGMIIDARRLFDEMPERNLLSYYSIISGFVNFGNYLEAFELFKMMWEELSDCETHTFAVMLRASAGLGSIYVGKQLHVCALKLGVVDNIFVSCGLIDMYSKCGDVEDARCAFESMPEKTTVAWNNIIAGYALHGYSEEALCLLYEMRDSGASFDQFTLSIMIRISTRLAKLELTKQAHASLIRNGFESEIVANTALVDFYSKWGRVDTARYVFDTLPRKNIISWNALMGGYANHGRGTDAVKLFEKMIAAQVAPNHVTFLAVLSACSYSGLSEQGWEIFLSMSEVHGIKPRAMHYACMIELLGRDGLLDEAIAFIRRAPLKPTVNMWAALLNACRMHENLELGRVVAEKLYGMGPEKLGNYVVLYNMYNSMGNTAEAAGVLETLESKGLSMMPACTWVEVGDHSHNFLSGDKCGSYDETVKREIYQKVDELMEEIYEYGYLAEEKNILPDVDEKEEERVGRYHSEKLAIAYGLVNTPEWNALQITQNHRICRDCHKVVEFITLVTGREMVVRDASRFHHFKEGKCSCGGYW, encoded by the exons ATGGAGATTCCACTCTCGTTTTACCAGAGCATAAGCTTAGACGAGAGTCGAGACTCTTATTCCAATCATCACAAGGTTTTCAATTTCCCACGAAAGTTTCTCTTTTCTGGTTACGATTTCTCGCTCCGgggaagaagatggaagaaccCATTTGGGAGGATCATCACGTGTTCCTCTGTAGTTCAAGCTCTTAAACCAAAGCCAAAGCTGAAACCAGAGAAGATCAAAGTCGATGTTGTTGATGAGTCGAAAgctcaggttttggatgatacCCAGATCAGCAAATCTCGAGTGAGGATTTGTAGTCAGATTGAGAAGTTGGTTTTGTGTAATAGGTTCAGGGAAGCGTTTGAGTTGTTCGAGATTTTGGAAATTCAAGGTAGTTTTAATGTTAGTGTTAGTACATATGATGCTTTGGTTGAAGCTTGTATTCGCTTGAGATCGATTCGTTGTGTTAAAAGGGTTTATGGGTTTATGATGAGCAATGGGTTTGAGCCGGAGCAGTACATGATGAACAGAATCTTGTTGATGCATGTGAAATGCGGGATGATTATAGATGCACGTAGgttgtttgatgaaatgcctgagAGGAACTTGTTATCTTATTACTCGATTATCTCTGGGTTTGTCAATTTTGGTAACTATTTAGAAGCTTTTGAGCTGTTTAAGATGATGTGGGAGGAGCTTTCTGATTGTGAGACTCATACGTTTGCGGTGATGCTTCGTGCCTCGGCTGGGTTAGGATCTATTTATGTTGGGAAACAGTTACACGTTTGTGCATTGAAATTAGGAGTTGTGGATAACATTTTTGTGTCGTGTGGGTTGATAGATATGTATAGCAAGTGCGGGGACGTTGAAGATGCTCGTTGCGCTTTTGAGAGTATGCCTGAGAAAACTACTGTTGCTTGGAACAACATCATAGCAGGTTACGCGCTCCATGGTTACAGTGAGGAAGCTCTGTGTTTGTTGTATGAGATGCGAGACTCAGGTGCTTCTTTTGATCAGTTCACACTTTCCATTATGATAAGAATTTCGACTAGGCTTGCAAAGCTTGAGCTTACAAAGCAGGCGCATGCTAGTTTAATTAGAAACGGTTTTGAATCAGAGATTGTCGCTAACACGGCTCTTGTGGACTTTTATAGCAAATGGGGTAGAGTAGATACTGCTAGATATGTTTTTGATACATTGCCGAGGAAAAATATAATCTCATGGAACGCTTTGATGGGCGGGTATGCAAATCATGGTAGAGGAACCGATGCTGTTAAGTTGTTTGAGAAAATGATTGCTGCACAAGTCGCTCCAAATCATGTCACATTCCTTGCAGTGCTATCAGCGTGTTCATATTCAGGTTTGTCTGAACAAGGTTGGGAGATTTTCCTATCGATGAGTGAGGTTCATGGGATCAAACCAAGGGCTATGCACTATGCCTGCATGATTGAGCTGTTGGGTAGGGATGGTTTATTAGATGAAGCCATTGCTTTCATCAGAAGAGCACCTTTGAAACCGACGGTTAATATGTGGGCGGCGCTCTTGAATGCCTGTAGGATGCACGAAAACTTAGAGCTAGGAAGAGTGGTTGCTGAAAAACTCTACGGAATGGGACCAGAGAAGCTTGGAAACTACGTTGTGCTGTATAATATGTACAACAGTATGGGAAATACTGCAGAAGCTGCAGGAGTTTTGGAGACATTGGAGAGCAAAGGATTAAGCATGATGCCGGCTTGTACTTGGGTCGAGGTTGGAGATCATAGTCATAATTTTCTTTCAGGAGACAAGTGTGGTTCTTACGATGAGACAGTGAAAAG GGAAATATACCAAAAAGTCGATGAATTGATGGAAGAAATTTACGAGTATGGGTATTTAGCGGAGGAGAAAAACATTCTACCAGACGTggatgagaaggaagaagaacgaGTAGGTAGATACCACAGCGAGAAGCTTGCGATAGCTTATGGATTGGTGAACACGCCGGAATGGAATGCGTTGCAGATAACTCAGAACCATAGAATATGCAGAGACTGCCACAAGGTGGTTGAGTTCATAACATTGGTTACAGGAAGAGAGATGGTAGTGAGAGACGCGAGCCGGTTCCATCATTTCAAAGAAGGGAAGTGTTCTTGTGGAGGTTATTGGTGA
- the LOC104761037 gene encoding probable ubiquitin-conjugating enzyme E2 33, producing MAEKACIKRLQKEYRALCKEPVSHVVARPSPNDILEWHYVLEGSEGTPFAGGFYYGKIKFPPEYPYKPPGITMTTPNGRFVTQKKICLSMSDFHPESWNPMWSVSSILTGLLSFMMDNSPTTGSVNTSVADKQQLAKSSLAFNCKNATFRKLFPEYVEKYSQQQVAEEEAATQQKTPEDSPESEKPKVESDKSVGLKKEGIQEMGLKERRRNKKEALPGWIVLLLVSIVGVVMALPLLQM from the exons ATGGCAGAAAAAGCTTGTATAAAGCGACTTCAAAAGGAATACAGAGCACTTTGcaag GAACCAGTCTCGCATGTTGTTGCGCGTCCTTCCCCAAATGACATTCTTGAGTGGC ATTATGTTCTGGAAGGCAGTGAGGGAACACCTTTTGCAG GAGGATTTTACTATGGGAAGATCAAGTTCCCTCCAGAATATCCTTACAAGCCACCTGGAATCAC AATGACAACACCAAATGGTCGATTTGTGACACAAAAGAAAATCTGCTTGTCTATGAGTGACT TTCATCCAGAAAGCTGGAATCCAATGTGGTCAGTGTCAAG CATACTTACTGGACTTCTCTCATTTATG ATGGATAACAGCCCTACAACAGGAAGTGTAAACACTAGTGTAGCCGATAAACAACAGTTGGCAAAGTCATCTCTTgcttttaattgtaaaaa TGCAACGTTCCGGAAACTATTCCCCGAGTATGTAGAGAAGTACAGCCAGCAACAAGTAGCTGAAGAGGAAGCAGCCACTCAGCAGAAAACTCCCGAGGATTCTCCTGAGAGTGAAAAACCGAAAGTCGAATCAGATAAAAGTGTTGGTCTTAAAAAGGAAGGCATTCAAGAAATGGGATTGAAAGAGAGGAGAAGGAACAAGAAAGAAGCGCTACCGGGTTGGATAGTATTGTTGCTAGTATCGATTGTTGGGGTTGTAATGGCTTTGCCTCTGCTTCAAATGTGA